One window of the Thermasporomyces composti genome contains the following:
- a CDS encoding TlpA family protein disulfide reductase, giving the protein MPATLAVLAAAAALLAGCSTPEPGGVGPVIDEPEVERTAAPDGASRTDLDDPDVASARARAEVASCATIRGSSPTSSPASSSKGSPLPDVTLACLGPGPEVSLREVSGRPAVLNVWAQWCAPCRKESPLFQALYERAGDDLVVVGVNYDDPRPDLALAFADKLGLSYPQLADPERRLRAPFGLAAGIPATVFVSAEGRVVHIAHKPYDSERELLRDVRTHLGVEL; this is encoded by the coding sequence ATGCCTGCCACGCTTGCCGTGCTCGCTGCGGCGGCTGCGCTCCTGGCCGGCTGCAGCACGCCGGAGCCGGGTGGTGTGGGGCCGGTGATCGACGAGCCCGAGGTCGAGCGGACTGCGGCGCCCGATGGTGCCTCGCGGACCGACCTCGACGACCCCGACGTCGCCTCCGCCCGGGCCCGGGCGGAGGTCGCCTCGTGCGCGACGATCCGTGGGTCCAGCCCGACGAGCTCCCCGGCGTCGTCGAGCAAGGGCTCGCCGCTCCCAGACGTCACGCTCGCCTGCCTCGGCCCCGGGCCCGAGGTTTCCCTCCGCGAGGTGTCCGGGCGTCCCGCCGTGCTCAACGTGTGGGCGCAATGGTGCGCTCCGTGTCGGAAGGAGAGCCCGCTGTTCCAGGCCTTGTACGAGCGGGCGGGCGACGACCTGGTCGTCGTGGGGGTCAACTACGACGACCCTCGTCCCGACCTCGCGCTCGCCTTCGCCGACAAGCTCGGGTTGAGCTATCCCCAGCTGGCCGATCCGGAGCGTCGACTGCGGGCGCCGTTCGGGTTAGCCGCTGGGATCCCGGCGACGGTGTTCGTCTCCGCGGAGGGCCGAGTCGTCCACATCGCGCACAAGCCGTACGACTCCGAGCGGGAGCTGCTGCGTGATGTGCGCACCCACCTAGGGGTGGAGCTGTGA
- a CDS encoding NUDIX hydrolase, which yields MSARPGDDARFHPEGESSVAGEFDHLPAWLRPVAELGRRVGPADFATALPPDGGGRPSAVLLLFGEGPEGPDLLLIERAHTLRSHAGQPAFPGGAIDADDSGPVAAALRETVEETGLDPSGVEVFGTLPALYLPPSGYVVTPVMAWWRSPSPVRVVDPREVASVHRVPLAALLDPKNRFRVRHPSGFVGPAFGVAGLIVWGFTAGVLDRLFALTGWERPWDRTRVVDLPARLVHLDRPVSDPAGPAADAAERVRGEATSEDTRGRDERRHGRMEGDDAAKPADQDPPWRGGMP from the coding sequence GTGAGCGCACGACCCGGAGACGATGCTCGATTCCACCCCGAGGGGGAATCGAGCGTGGCGGGTGAGTTCGACCACCTCCCGGCGTGGCTGCGGCCGGTCGCCGAGCTGGGGCGTCGGGTCGGTCCCGCCGACTTCGCGACCGCGCTCCCACCAGACGGCGGCGGACGTCCGTCCGCGGTCCTCCTGCTGTTCGGGGAGGGACCCGAGGGACCCGACCTGTTGCTGATCGAGCGCGCGCACACCCTGCGCTCGCACGCCGGCCAGCCGGCGTTCCCAGGTGGGGCGATCGACGCTGACGACTCTGGTCCGGTGGCGGCGGCGCTTCGGGAGACGGTGGAGGAGACCGGGCTGGACCCCTCCGGCGTCGAGGTGTTCGGAACGTTGCCGGCGCTCTACCTGCCGCCGAGCGGGTACGTCGTGACGCCCGTGATGGCCTGGTGGCGCTCGCCCTCGCCGGTCCGGGTCGTCGATCCACGTGAGGTGGCGTCCGTTCACCGAGTGCCGCTGGCCGCGCTGCTCGACCCGAAGAACCGGTTCCGGGTTCGTCACCCGTCCGGCTTCGTGGGTCCGGCGTTCGGTGTCGCCGGGCTCATCGTGTGGGGTTTCACCGCCGGCGTGTTGGACCGGCTGTTCGCCCTCACCGGTTGGGAGCGCCCGTGGGACCGAACCCGGGTGGTGGACCTGCCGGCGCGGCTCGTGCATCTCGACCGACCCGTGAGCGATCCCGCCGGCCCTGCCGCGGATGCTGCGGAGAGGGTGCGGGGGGAGGCGACCTCCGAGGACACGAGAGGTCGGGACGAGAGGCGGCACGGCAGGATGGAGGGGGACGATGCCGCGAAGCCGGCGGACCAGGACCCACCGTGGCGAGGGGGGATGCCGTGA
- a CDS encoding MarP family serine protease — protein MNLLDLVLVLLAIAYGVSGFRQGFLVGALGMAGLVGGGVGGAALAPILLSGFEPSFGVSLGALGIVLAGALLGQTVGATIGAAIRDRMSWQPAYFLDASAGAALSVAAMLVVAWILGAAVAGTHLGELSRTVRDSQVLATVNRFMPRTAEQTLFAFSRVVDPGLFPRYLEPFAPEPIVPAPPPTAAIASDPDVLRAGRSVVRVNGVAASCSRSLEGTGFVYAPGRVMTNAHVVAGVSRPRVHTRDGESYDAEVVVYDPRRDLAVLAVPDLPLPALVFDDDTDPGDEGAVLGYPGSGPFAIAPARVRAEQRLQGPDIYGERQVVRNVLSLYARVQPGNSGGPLVSDEGTVSGVVFAASVEDPRTGYALTVDEVREVAQRGLAASRPVPTGACA, from the coding sequence GTGAACCTGCTCGACCTCGTTCTCGTCCTCCTCGCCATCGCCTACGGCGTCTCCGGCTTCCGCCAGGGCTTCCTCGTCGGAGCACTCGGCATGGCCGGCCTCGTCGGTGGCGGTGTGGGCGGCGCCGCTCTCGCACCCATCCTGCTCAGCGGGTTCGAGCCGAGCTTCGGAGTGTCCCTCGGCGCGCTGGGCATCGTCTTGGCGGGCGCGCTGCTGGGTCAGACCGTCGGCGCGACGATCGGTGCCGCCATCCGCGACCGAATGAGCTGGCAGCCTGCGTACTTCCTCGACGCCAGCGCGGGCGCCGCCCTCAGCGTCGCCGCGATGCTCGTCGTGGCGTGGATCCTCGGCGCGGCCGTCGCGGGGACTCACCTCGGCGAGCTGTCTCGGACCGTCCGGGACTCCCAGGTGCTCGCGACCGTCAACCGGTTCATGCCACGCACCGCCGAGCAGACGCTCTTCGCGTTCAGCCGCGTGGTCGATCCTGGCCTGTTCCCGCGCTACCTCGAACCCTTCGCGCCCGAGCCGATCGTGCCAGCTCCACCACCGACCGCCGCGATCGCCTCTGACCCCGACGTCCTGCGCGCGGGCCGAAGCGTCGTGCGTGTCAACGGCGTCGCCGCGAGCTGCTCGCGGTCACTGGAAGGGACCGGTTTCGTCTACGCGCCGGGACGCGTCATGACCAACGCCCACGTCGTCGCCGGGGTCAGCAGGCCGCGCGTGCACACTCGCGACGGTGAGTCGTACGACGCCGAGGTGGTGGTCTACGACCCACGGCGTGACCTGGCCGTCCTGGCCGTCCCGGACCTCCCGCTTCCGGCGCTGGTGTTCGACGACGACACGGATCCCGGCGACGAGGGCGCGGTGCTGGGCTACCCGGGCAGCGGGCCGTTCGCGATCGCGCCTGCGCGGGTGCGCGCCGAGCAGCGGCTGCAAGGCCCGGACATCTACGGCGAGCGACAGGTCGTCCGTAACGTGCTTTCCCTCTACGCGCGGGTGCAGCCCGGAAACTCCGGAGGACCGCTCGTGTCTGATGAGGGCACGGTGTCGGGCGTCGTGTTCGCCGCCTCCGTGGAGGACCCGAGGACCGGGTACGCGCTCACGGTCGACGAGGTGCGGGAGGTTGCTCAGCGCGGGCTCGCCGCCTCGAGGCCGGTGCCGACCGGGGCGTGCGCCTGA
- a CDS encoding alpha/beta fold hydrolase codes for MTGTVSGGLIDVEGPWSHRWVSANGARFHVAEIGTGPLVLFLHGFPEFWWAWRHQLPVLADLGYRAAAMDLRGYGGSDKTPRGYDPITLARDIAGLVRSLGHSDAVLVGHGWGGYAAWATATLHPRQVSQLAVVGAPHPLRLRDAALRSARQLRSATHILSFQAPILPERRLVADDGALVERLLRRWAAPGSTFPDPEASLRYRRAMQLWPAPHCALEYYRWLVRAFFRADGRRFVARMKHPVRQRVLQVHGALDPSVLPATAEGSAEYVAGPYRWRLLDGVGHFPHEEAPDEFTKVLVAWLTDA; via the coding sequence ATGACCGGGACGGTTAGCGGGGGACTCATCGACGTCGAAGGGCCGTGGTCCCATCGCTGGGTCTCCGCCAACGGCGCCCGGTTCCACGTCGCCGAGATCGGCACCGGTCCCCTCGTGCTGTTCCTGCACGGCTTCCCCGAGTTCTGGTGGGCGTGGCGGCACCAGCTTCCCGTGCTCGCCGACCTCGGCTACCGGGCCGCGGCGATGGACCTGCGCGGGTACGGCGGCAGCGACAAGACCCCGCGCGGCTACGACCCGATCACCCTGGCCCGGGACATCGCCGGGCTGGTCCGCTCCCTGGGGCACTCCGACGCCGTCCTGGTCGGCCACGGCTGGGGTGGCTACGCCGCCTGGGCGACGGCGACGCTCCACCCGCGCCAGGTGAGCCAGCTCGCCGTGGTCGGCGCCCCGCACCCGCTGCGGCTGCGTGACGCGGCGCTGCGGAGCGCTCGCCAGCTGCGATCGGCGACCCACATCCTGTCGTTCCAGGCGCCGATCCTTCCCGAGCGACGGCTGGTCGCGGACGACGGAGCGCTGGTCGAGCGTCTCCTCCGCCGCTGGGCGGCCCCCGGCTCGACGTTCCCCGACCCGGAAGCCTCCCTTCGCTATCGGAGGGCGATGCAGCTGTGGCCGGCGCCGCACTGCGCGCTGGAGTACTACCGCTGGTTGGTCCGGGCGTTCTTCCGAGCCGACGGACGGCGGTTCGTGGCGCGCATGAAGCATCCGGTGCGGCAGCGCGTGCTACAGGTCCACGGCGCCCTCGACCCGTCGGTGCTCCCCGCCACGGCCGAGGGCTCGGCCGAGTACGTCGCGGGGCCGTACCGTTGGCGGCTCCTCGACGGCGTCGGCCACTTCCCGCACGAGGAGGCGCCGGACGAGTTCACCAAGGTGCTTGTCGCGTGGCTCACCGACGCCTAG